The following nucleotide sequence is from Strigops habroptila isolate Jane chromosome Z, bStrHab1.2.pri, whole genome shotgun sequence.
CTTGGCACTGAAGTCACAGCCTGTATCTGTTTACTGTCAGGACAATGTAGGTTCATGACTGAGACCAAACTGGTACTCTAAATAAGTCATGATGAAGATACTGTGTGAACATCCTGTGAAGAAAACTGTAGGGTTGATGTTTGCCATggacacagaaaagcaacataGCACGGTTGTTAAGTCACCAGATAAAACCCTAACTGAAAATTGGAAGATTCCTGAGAAACAGGGAAGGAATGTGAGAAGGCAAGATGTTTCACTGTGAGccagaaaatgttattttttgttctggCCCCTGCACACCTACAGCTAACCATAGAAATTGCTACTGGGTAGGTCTGTTTGCAAAGCAAAGATACTAGCCAAATAATCACAGCTTTTGCTACCACTAAGCAGAGCATTCATGCACTTGGTACTTTGGCACTGTGAGTCAGAGATTCATGTAACTAGATTTCAGCAATTCTCCACTGAATCAAAAACACCTGAATTAGAAAAACATTCTGGAGTGGAGAAGCCATCTGATGAAGCACTATCTAGAAAGGCGACTCACATTGTCCTCCAGGGTGCCATTACACCCAGGCTGAGCCAGCAGAAGTTTGACAATCTCTACATGTCCGTGCTCACTAGCACACATCAGAGCTGTCGAGCCCTCGTCGTCCTGGATATTGACGTCTGCACCACAGGCCAGTAAAGCTTTAACCATGTCTATCCGCCCATGACTTACAGCTAGCATCAGTGCAGTCTGACCAGCCTGtgtggaaagaagaagagaacTGAAATAACTACACAGACAATCAGTGGCAAAGCATGCATACTTATTTTTTGGCAGTGCTgcttgggggtggggggtgggggaataAAAGACTGTTATTTTATGCAGTATAGTCAAGGTCCTGCTCACTATTATTTAAATACCTTTTACACATGAGACATCCCACATTCACATAGCTATTTATTAAATTAGTGGAAGATAGCTTATCTATTTCCAGACATCTGGAGCTCCTCAGAAGAAGCTAAATGGTGCAGAATTTGTAAATGCATCCCAAAACTCAGTAATGGTTCTTCCACATAATATTCAATCCTCATTTTTAGAAGAGATCCAGACCTGATGCCCAACTGTTTTCCCACAGCTCCATTTTGTATACAGGAATCaaaaacatacacacagaaatcaAAGACTGCAGAGGGTGAAAGTGGATGAGTATGAAAGCTGAACCAATGGAGGAGGAATGGGAGCAtggaaggaaagataaaaagacATGGGAGCACGAACGGTGTCTCATGAGCCATTTGACTGACCTGGCTGGCTTTAGCATTCACGTCCCCGCAGCTGAACAGTTCCTCCACTATTCTCATGTCCTTCTCTGCTTCCACAGCTGCAAGCGCAGCAAGCATGATGGGGGTATAGCCAGCCTTGTTCTGATGATTTACATTACAGACATCTGCAGAGGGatgagataattttttttggaaagcagaaaccCAAAAAGCAGCAATTGTGCTAATGAACTGAATAAACTGTTAGTAGAGAgcctataaaaagaaaaagcagcgATTGCTTTCATAATGGAAGCAATTCAAGGAAAagtggagaagagaaaaaataaacaggggTGCTCTTGagcctgagaaagaaaaggattcCCTTCTATGCATGCAACACAAGGGATAGCACAAAGCCATTTTATATATCATCACTTAGGGCTTTCTTTGTGcgttgtttttcttctgtacaaGCAAGTGGTCTGAAATTTGACATGAGCATTAGGGTCCTGGGTCTGAACCCCAGGAATAGCATCATGAGAGTGTTAAGCTCCTCCCCTGAGGGGATCCACACTCCAAAAAAACGGCCCAGCAGCATGGTCAGtggaaaaagctgtttctcctcaGCACAAACATTTTCCTGTAATTGGTGTCGTTTTAAAGATCTGCAAATGTACTTCAACACGTTTTTGGAACTGCAGAGAAAACCTTTCAATTAAAGACTGTTTTCAGCTCTATGGAGTATCTGTGAACAAAAATACTGTGGGGACAAATACAGTGAAGTCCTCTGACTAGTGCCAGCAACTGATAAGAGTTCTCCTTTTCGTTCAAGTCTAACCTCCAGTACGTCTCCGTTCCTAATATTCTGCAGAAATCCAGCAGGGTTTATTAGTTTACCAGGCAGCAGGACTTTCAGTGTGCTCATtgtatttgaaagcaaagactCAGACCTACATCAACATTACCTCTAGACTTGGAGTTAAACTGCACCACGGATATCTTAACaagcaaaaatgtttcaggAAATTCTTCAAATTTATTGccaaagatgttttcttttttaagtgaaaataacactgcagaagcaaaacaagtGCAGATGTAAGCAAATGCGTATTTTTTCATGTTCCATAGACATCACCTGTGCTACAACCACTAGCCCAACTTTACTTTCAGAAATCACTTCTGGGAATCCACTGAAGCCACCAGACATGACACTTTGCTACATAAATTACTTCATGAGTAATGAGTATTTATTAGAAGTGATGGTCTCCTACCCTGACCAGACTACTTCAGGACAGGTGTGTTTTCCGAGGTCACGTTTCGGCTCTTTTCTGTATGGCTAATGAGAGAAGCTGTTTTTCTATTNNNNNNNNNNNNNNNNNNNNNNNNNNNNNNNNNNNNNNNNNNNNNNNNNNNNNNNNNNNNNNNNNNNNNNNNNNNNNNNNNNNNNNNNNNNNNNNNNNNNNNNNNNNNNNNNNNNNNNNNNNNNNNNNNNNNNNNNNNNNNNNNNNNNNNNNNNNNNNNNNNNNNNNNNNNNNNNNNNNNNNNNNNNNNNNNNNNNNNNNNNNNNNNNNNNNNNNNNNNNNNNNNNNNNNNNNNNNNNNNNNNNNNNNNNNNNNNNNNNNNNNNNNNNNNNNNNNNNNNNNNNNNNNNNNNNNNNNNNNNNNNNNNNNNNNNNNNNNNNNNNNNNNNNNNNNNNNNNNNNNNNNNNNNNNNNNNNNNNNNNNNNNNNNNNNNNNNNNNNNNNNNNNNNNNNNNNNNNNNNNNNNNNNNNNNNNNNNNNNNNNNNNNNNNNNNNNNNNNNNNNNNNNNNNNNNNNNNNNNNNNNNNNNNNNNNNNNNNNNNNNNNNNNNNNNNNNNNNNNNNNNNNNNNNNNNNNNNNNNNNNNNNNNNNNNNNNNNNNNNNNNNNNNNNNNNNNNNNNNNNNNNNNNNNNNNNNNNNNNNNNNNNNNNNNNNNNNNNNNNNNNNNNNNNNNNNNNNNNNNNNNNNNNNNNNNNNNNNNNNNNNNNNNNNNNNNNNNNNNNNNNNNNNNNNNNNNNNNNNNNNNNNNNNNNNNNNNNNNNNNNNNNNNNNNNNNNNNNNNNNNNNNNNNNNNNNNNNNNNNNNNNNNNNNNNNNNNNNNNNNNNNNNNNNNNNNNNNNNNNNNNNNNNNNNNNNNNNNNNNNNNNNNNNNNNNNNNNNNNNNNNNNNNNNNNNNNNNNNNNNNNNNNNNNNNNNNNNNNNNNNNNNNNNNNNNNNNNNNNNNNNNNNNNNNNNNNNNNNNNNNNNNNNNNNNNNNNNNNNNNNNNNNNNNNNNNNNNNNNNNNNNNNNNNNNNNNNNNNNNNNNNNNNNNNNNNNNNNNNNNNNNNNNNNNNNNNNNNNNNNNNNNNNNNNNNNNNNNNNNNNNNNNNNNNNNNNNNNNNNNNNNNNNNNNNNNNNNNNNNNNNNNNNNNNNNNNNNNNNNNNNNNNNNNNNNNNNNNNNNNNNNNNNNNNNNNNNNNNNNNNNNNNNNNNNNNNNNNNNNNNNNNNNNNNNNNNNNNNNNNNNNNNNNNNNNNNNNNNNNNNNNNNNNNNNNNNNNNNNNNNNNNNNNNNNNNNNNNNNNNNNNNNNNNNNNNNNNNNNNNNNNNNNNNNNNNNNNNNNNNNNNNNNNNNNNNNNNNNNNNNNNNNNNNNNNNNNNNNNNNNNNNNNNNNNNNNNNNNNNNNNNNNNNNNNNNNNNNNNNNNNNNNNNNNNNNNNNNNNNNNNNNNNNNNNNNNNNNNNNNNNNNNNNNNNNNNNNNNNNNNNNNNNNNNNNNNNNNNNNNNNNNNNNNNNNNNNNNNNNNNNNNNNNNNNNNNNNNNNNNNNNNNNNNNNNNNNNNNNNNNNNNNNNNNNNNNNNNNNNNNNNNNNNNNNNNNNNNNNNNNNNNNNNNNNNNNNNNNNNNNNNNNNNNNNNNNNNNNNNNNNNNNNNNNNNNNNNNNNNNNNNNNNNNNNNNNNNNNNNNNNNNNNNNNNNNNNNNNNNNNNNNNNNNNNNNNNNNNNNNNNNNNNNNNNNNNNNNNNNNNNNNNNNNNNNNNNNNNNNNNNNNNNNNNNNNNNNNNNNNNNNNNNNNNNNNNNNNNNNNNNNNNNNNNNNNNNNNNNNNNNNNNNNNNNNNNNNNNNNNNNNNNNNNNNNNNNNNNNNNNNNNNNNNNNNNNNNNNNNNNNNNNNNNNNNNNNNNNNNNNNNNNNNNNNNNNNNNNNNNNNNNNNNNNNNNNNNNNNNNNNNNNNNNNNNNNNNNNNNNNNNNNNNNNNNNNNNNNNNNNNNNNNNNNNNNNNNNNNNNNNNNNNNNNNNNNNNNNNNNNNNNNNNNNNNNNNNNNNNNNNNNNNNNNNNNNNNNNNNNNNNNNNNNNNNNNNNNNNNNNNNNNNNNNNNNNNNNNNNNNNNNNNNNNNNNNNNNNNNNNNNNNNNNNNNNNNNNNNNNNNNNNNNNNNNNNNNNNNNNNNNNNNNNNNNNNNNNNNNNNNNNNNNNNNNNNNNNNNNNNNNNNNNNNNNNNNNNNNNNNNNNNNNNNNNNNNNNNNNNNNNNNNNNNNNNNNNNNNNNNNNNNNNNNNNNNNNNNNNNNNNNNNNNNNNNNNNNNNNNNNNNNNNNNNNNNNNNNNNNNNNNNNNNNNNNNNNNNNNNNNNNNNNNNNNNNNNNNNNNNNNNNNNNNNNNNNNNNNNNNNNNNNNNNNNNNNNNNNNNNNNNNNNNNNNNNNNNNNNNNNNNNNNNNNNNNNNNNNNNNNNNNNNNNNNNNNNNNNNNNNNNNNNNNNNNNNNNNNNNNNNNNNNNNNNNNNNNNNNNNNNNNNNNNNNNNNNNNNNNNNNNNNNNNNNNNNNNNNNNNNNNNNNNNNNNNNNNNNNNNNNNNNNNNNNNNNNNNNNNNNNNNNNNNNNNNNNNNNNNNNNNNNNNNNNNNNNNNNNNNNNNNNNNNNNNNNNNNNNNNNNNNNNNNNNNNNNNNNNNNNNNNNNNNNNNNNNNNNNNNNNNNNNNNNNNNNNNNNNNNNNNNNNNNNNNNNNNNNNNNNNNNNNNNNNNNNNNNNNNNNNNNNNNNNNNNNNNNNNNNNNNNNNNNNNNNNNNNNNNNNNNNNNNNNNNNNNNNNNNNNNNNNNNNNNNNNNNNNNNNNNNNNNNNNNNNNNNNNNNNNNNNNNNNNNNNNNNNNNNNNNNNNNNNNNNNNNNNNNNNNNNNNNNNNNNNNNNNNNNNNNNNNNNNNNNNNNNNNNNNNNNNNNNNNNNNNNNNNNNNNNNNNNNNNNNNNNNNNNNNNNNNNNNNNNNNNNNNNNNNNNNNNNNNNNNNNNNNNNNNNNNNNNNNNNNNNNNNNNNNNNNNNNNNNNNNNNNNNNNNNNNNNNNNNNNNNNNNNNNNNNNNNNNNNNNNNNNNNNNNNNNNNNNNNNNNNNNNNNNNNNNNNNNNNNNNNNNNNNNNNNNNNNNNNNNNNNNNNNNNNNNNNNNNNNNNNNNNNNNNNNNNNNNNNNNNNNNNNNNNNNNNNNNNNNNNNNNNNNNNNNNNNNNNNNNNNNNNNNNNNNNNNNNNNNNNNNNNNNNNNNNNNNNNNNNNNNNNNNNNNNNNNNNNNNNNNNNNNNNNNNNNNNNNNNNNNNNNNNNNNNNNNNNNNNNNNNNNNNNNNNNNNNNNNNNNNNNNNNNNNNNNNNNNNNNNNNNNNNNNNNNNNNNNNNNNNNNNNNNNNNNNNNNNNNNNNNNNNNNNNNNNNNNNNNNNNNNNNNNNNNNNNNNNNNNNNNNNNNNNNNNNNNNNNNNNNNNNNNNNNNNNNNNNNNNNNNNNNNNNNNNNNNNNNNNNNNNNNNNNNNNNNNNNNNNNNNNNNNNNNNNNNNNNNNNNNNNNNNNNNNNNNNNNNNNNNNNNNNNNNNNNNNNNNNNNNNNNNNNNNNNNNNNNNNNNNNNNNNNNNNNNNNNNNNNNNNNNNNNNNNNNNNNNNNNNNNNNNNNNNNNNNNNNNNNNNNNNNNNNNNNNNNNNNNNNNNNNNNNNNNNNNNNNNNNNNNNNNNNNNNNNNNNNNNNNNNNNNNNNNNNNNNNNNNNNNNNNNNNNNNNNNNNNNNNNNNNNNNNNNNNNNNNNNNNNNNNNNNNNNNNNNNNNNNNNNNNNNNNNNNNNNNNNNNNNNNNNNNNNNNNNNNNNNNNNNNNNNNNNNNNNNNNNNNNNNNNNNNNNNNNNNNNNNNNNNNNNNNNNNNNNNNNNNNNNNNNNNNNNNNNNNNNNNNNNNNNNNNNNNNNNNNNNNNNNNNNNNNNNNNNNNNNNNNNNNNNNNNNNNNNNNNNNNNNNNNNNNNNNNNNNNNNNNNNNNNNNNNNNNNNNNNNNNNNNNNNNNNNNNNNNNNNNNNNNNNNNNNNNNNNNNNNNNNNNNNNNNNNNNNNNNNNNNNNNNNNNNNNNNNNNNNNNNNNNNNNNNNNNNNNNNNNNNNNNNNNNNNNNNNNNNNNNNNNNNNNNNNNNNNNNNNNNNNNNNNNNNNNNNNNNNNNNNNNNNNNNNNNNNNNNNNNNNNNNNNNNNNNNNNNNNNNNNNNNNNNNNNNNNNNNNNNNNNNNNNNNNNNNNNNNNNNNNNNNNNNNNNNNNNNNNNNNNNNNNNNNNNNNNNNNNNNNNNNNNNNNNNNNNNNNNNNNNNNNNNNNNNNNNNNNNNNNNNNNNNNNNNNNNNNNNNNNNNNNNNNNNNNNNNNNNNNNNNNNNNNNNNNNNNNNNNNNNNNNNNNNNNNNNNNNNNNNNNNNNNNNNNNNNNNNNNNNNNNNNNNNNNNNNNNNNNNNNNNNNNNNNNNNNNNNNNNNNNNNNNNNNNNNNNNNNNNNNNNNNNNNNNNNNNNNNNNNNNNNNNNNNNNNNNNNNNNNNNNNNNNNNNNNNNNNNNNNNNNNNNNNNNNNNNNNNNNNNNNNNNNNNNNNNNNNNNNNNNNNNNNNNNNNNNNNNNNNNNNNNNNNNNNNNNNNNNNNNNNNNNNNNNNNNNNNNNNNNNNNNNNNNNNNNNNNNNNNNNNNNNNNNNNNNNNNNNNNNNNNNNNNNNNNNNNNNNNNNNNNNNNNNNNNNNNNNNNNNNNNNNNNNNNNNNNNNNNNNNNNNNNNNNNNNNNNNNNNNNNNNNNNNNNNNNNNNNNNNNNNNNNNNNNNNNNNNNNNNNNNNNNNNNNNNNNNNNNNNNNNNNNNNNNNNNNNNNNNNNNNNNNNNNNNNNNNNNNNNNNNNNNNNNNNNNNNNNNNNNNNNNNNNNNNNNNNNNNNNNNNNNNNNNNNNNNNNNNNNNNNNNNNNNNNNNNNNNNNNNNNNNNNNNNNNNNNNNNNNNNNNNNNNNNNNNNNNNNNNNNNNNNNNNNNNNNNNNNNNNNNNNNNNNNNNNNNNNNNNNNNNNNNNNNNNNNNNNNNNNNNNNNNNNNNNNNNNNNNNNNNNNNNNNNNNNNNNNNNNNNNNNNNNNNNNNNNNNNNNNNNNNNNNNNNNNNNNNNNNNNNNNNNNN
It contains:
- the LOC115600918 gene encoding KN motif and ankyrin repeat domain-containing protein 1-like, translated to MLAALAAVEAEKDMRIVEELFSCGDVNAKASQAGQTALMLAVSHGRIDMVKALLACGADVNIQDDEGSTALMCASEHGHVEIVKLLLAQPGCNGTLEDNDGSTALSIALEAGHKDIAVLLYAHVNFSKTQSPGTPRLSRRTSPGPTHRATFE